One region of Planctomycetaceae bacterium genomic DNA includes:
- a CDS encoding ECF-type sigma factor: MSADETITHWIVRLKQGDQAAAEQLWNRYFQRLVGLARVRLRGAISRAADEEDVALSAFHSMCRGAERGHFPKLQDRGSLWPLLVVLTVRKACNLIAYERREKRGGGRVLSEADIQADADGAAALDRFLNEDPGPDVLAMLNEQCRMLLEQLDTEQRAIALAKLEGRTNREIAAERDCGLRTVERRIELIRKIWQQHIDTAEE; encoded by the coding sequence ATGTCCGCTGACGAAACTATCACGCATTGGATCGTACGACTAAAGCAGGGTGACCAGGCGGCGGCCGAACAACTCTGGAACCGATATTTCCAGCGGCTTGTGGGACTTGCCCGCGTGCGGCTGCGCGGCGCGATCAGCCGCGCCGCCGACGAGGAAGACGTTGCTCTGAGCGCGTTCCACAGCATGTGTCGCGGAGCGGAACGGGGCCATTTTCCAAAGCTGCAGGATCGCGGCAGTCTGTGGCCGCTGCTGGTCGTCCTGACGGTTCGGAAAGCCTGCAATCTGATCGCTTACGAACGGCGTGAAAAACGCGGCGGCGGGCGTGTGTTGTCAGAAGCCGATATTCAGGCCGACGCCGACGGAGCCGCGGCGCTTGACCGATTCCTGAACGAAGATCCCGGGCCCGATGTCCTGGCGATGCTGAACGAACAGTGCCGGATGCTGCTCGAACAACTGGATACGGAACAGCGCGCGATCGCATTGGCGAAGCTGGAAGGCCGGACCAACCGGGAAATCGCCGCGGAACGCGACTGCGGGCTGCGAACCGTCGAACGCCGTATCGAACTGATTCGCAAAATCTGGCAACAGCACATCGATACGGCGGAAGAGTAA